The window AATACATAGGAGTAGTTTCTTCGAAGTCCTCCATCTTAAAATTATACTCCCCttcatctcataatataaggtattTCGTCTTTtaaatttgttctaaaatataaaatattttagaattaCGAGACAATATTTTATTCTCCACCTACCAACATTTATACTACTTTAGTCCCCCACCATTTACTTTTATACTagtttatttcattatctactAACTTTTCTACTATTCTATTCTTTCACCTATCACCGTTCGTACACACCATCACATATTCTTTCACTACTTCCTTGATTTTTACTAaaaatggtatatttttttatattatgagaGGTTATAGTAGTTTATTATAGGATTAGACATATCATAGTCTTATAAATCTAGATAGGGATTAGGCATATTCTAATATTACGAATCTAAATGGTTTTTATTTAGAACACAAATTAAAAACATGTAATGCGAATCCAAACAATATTAGCTAAAATACTCTTATTCCCGGATCAACATAGATAAACTCGTGTCGTGAGTTTATTCGGCTAGAAAGGCACACATATATTAACTACTCcattcgttttatattataaaactttctggCATTGCTCACGTTCATATAGGTGTTAATGaatttatacacatatatatctagatttattaatatctatatgaatgtggacaatgttagaaagtcttataatataaaacggaggaaatatttatggacaatgttagaaattcttataatatgaaatggaggaagtatttataCAGCTGCATGCTCGCATGCCACAAATCGTTGTAATGAATTATGTAACTTTAAATACACATAGTACATTGATAAGATTAACTAAGATAGTTACGTGTAATTCTCTTGCGTGTTCGCGAAATACATTGATGAGATTAAAAGTAGTCACACGAATGGCGATGGCGCCATCTTTTGGTACCTCTAATACTGTCGTCCGGTTGAATTTTTCGTGTATTCTCTTTCGGCATACATGTATCAAAAAATAGACCCGCGGAATTCCAGCCGAATTCTCCATGTCTTCTATTTCACCATACACGTAGCTCAAAACGGACACACAGAAATCGCGTAAGCGTTTTTTTGTCTTGTTTAAGGGCGGGCGCAAGAGGGGCCGGGTAAGCCTAGCAAAAGCGCCTTTTTAATCGTCCGTCCGTTGCAAGTCATCAGCTGCAGCCTCGGCCGCATCACATCTGAGCCGTCGAAGAGATTCCAGAAGAGGGGAgcggacggcccagatcgcgcAGCCACATTCCCCTCGGCCTCTTTTTatgcccctccccccctccgctCCTCCCGTCCTCCCCCAAAACCCCCCCTCCCCACCATCCagtctccttctctctctccacatCTCGGGACAAGAAAGCCATCGAATCCGAGATCGCCGGGCGGGGAGTGAGGTAAGCGGGAGCCCATGTCTGGGAAGATGCTGGGGAAGCGGCAGAGGAGCCAGGGGACCATGCACCGGACGACCAGCATGGCgtcggtgccggcggcggcgaagcagggGCGGCGCCATGTGGTGGAAGGGCCACCACgggcgccgcccgcctccctgcTCGCTGGAGGaggccccgccaccgccgccgccgccgaccacggcGGAGTCGAGACGGCGGCGTTCTTGAAGAACTGCGCCCTGTGCGGCCGCGACCTCGGCCCTGGCAAGGACACCTACATCTACAGGTACGCGGATCATcgctttttttgttgtttttttttgtttgttttattcGTTTTAGCGTTGGGTTGCCCGGTAAAACTCTCGTTCGTTCCATGGATCGACTCTCTTTTAGTCTATCTTCTACCGAGTGTTTTTCTTGATTGAAATCCAAGCGATCTCCAGTTCCGCTTTTGCGAAGTGAATTTTGCTCCGCTAGTTCGTTTTCCACGTCAAGGTTGCACCTAGATCGAATCTTTTTATCATGTCTTGGGTTCTCCTGGTTTGTGAAGGGAAGTATTTTCGATCTGTCGTCTTCCATTGATTTTGGTGGTATATATGTCATGTTACCTCGTGTGTTGATTTGCAGTAACTATTATGTAATCTTTCATTTATTAGAGAAGTAATGCTGATCTGGTGCAATTATAAGCACTCAATACGGTCCGAGTTCATAGTATGGATCTAATTCTCTCCCATAGTTTAGGGGAATATTTGATGCGAATCTCTTCTTTCGGCGTATGATTTACTGTACGTCTATATTATATCTGTTTGGTTTACTACTACGGGTACTTGTTAGTTGTTGCGAATACTTGGATGCATTTTAGATTATGAGGCAAGCCTACAATACTGTAGTCACCTATGCAACGTATTAAACAAAGATAAGTGACCAATCAAATGACCTGTTCGTTGATTATCATATAATCCTGGTCACTTGGTACCACTTGGTATCATCAGCTTGCATTTCTTTAGTTGTCAGTTGTCAGTCTTCTCCATCAACTGAAgattaaagaaaagaaagctCCTTGAGAGTGGAATAGAAGAAGAACgacatccattttttttctttatttttttcatggttAGCAATGGTTGTGACACATGATGCTAATTTGATTCCGTTTCTCTTGCAGAGGGGAGGTGGCATTCTGCAGCAAGGAGTGCAGGGAGTGTGTGATCGAGTACTACGAGCGCAAGGAGCGCAATTGCTCCCTCACTTCCATCAAGGACACCCCGGCTGTCTCCGGCGCCAGCGGCTCCGACCAGTCCGGCGCCAGCGGCAGTgagaccgtcgccgccgcttagcCGGCCGCCGGCTGCAGGAGGAGGGGGGCGAGGGAGTGTCTCCGGAGGTCTTGGCTCGTCCCTGCAGATAGGAACAACAAACACCATCAAATCCATTCGCTTCAGCCTAGCTTAGACTGTGCAGGGCGTGTGCCATGTGGTACATGTCATGTTACAGGCTTTTGTAAATACAGCTTAGCTATTAGCTCGCTCAGATGAATGTGCCGGGCGGTCGtaactgatgatgatgatgaatcaTGGTTTCCTTTCATGTGTAAAGGAGAACACCATCACCTGAACTTGGGGTGATTGCAACAGCAGATTGCACaaatcttctctctcttttgtggTGATCACCCTTTCTGCTCTTAATTTTGCACACTGGGTTCTTGccaagatgatgatgataagtCGTCCTAGGCGCCTCTCGCTCCGGTGATAAGATATACAAGCAGCAGGTAGGGCAAGTTATGGATCATGCAGTAGCTATATCTAGATTGTGAGTGCCGAGGCGGCTGCCTGCCAGTTTCAGCTGCGGAATTTGACAAAGCTACTGGGTAGGAGTAGGAGAACAAGTCTCGCCCTCAAGCGAATTAAGCGTAGTATATAGTGTGTGTACTAGCTACTGTTGCCTCAGGCTGGGAGAAAAGAAAGACAGAGAAGTGGTCTAGCTAGTGCTGGAGCAAACAAGACAAGTGCATGTTGTTATCCTGCAAATTCTAGACGGTGTGGTCCAGATCCAGGTGAGACACCCGTGATCCGATCGGCATTGATGCAATCAATCGGCAGCCCGGCCTACCTACAACTACATAGACAGCGCCACCGCTGCACGGCTGCACACTCCATATGCGTGCAGGCAGCGGCAGCGCTCGCTCGCTTTGACCGTCCGGCGACCGAGCATTTTCGCCGGGCAAAATGTGCATCATTCGATGCGTACAGTTTTGACACCTGTGTGTACTAGAGCCCGAAATTGGAGTCCAAGTGTTATAGTAGAGGAGATTGAAAGAGTCCAACCGAAACACTGTTCGTCTGCAAACGAGAACTGTACGGTACTCtgcgctgtttttttttccgtggaagaagagaagatcgaagaggggagaggaggttgGTCGGTACGGCGGCGCCACCGATTTTGATCTCGCCGTCAAGGCCGTGGCACCGTAACCGACGACGAAACGAACGTACACCGATGCCGCACGCCGCGACGTGCCGCGCCGCTGGATGGGCGGCGCTTCGCTGGTGGTGGCTGCAGCGGCCGTCGTCACgtacgccgcgccgcgcgggcaTCGTTTTCCAAGCGCGATTCGGCGGCCACGTACACCTACATACGTGCGCCATGACAACACCAACGCTAGCCTAAAGCTATACTGCTGACCGGTTGACATGGCATGGCGTGACACCGCTCGATACAGTATATCCATATCCCTATCCatccatcagcagcagcagacgAAGATGGGCGCGACACCATGTCTTGGGAATCCGACGAACGAGCAGGAGTAGCAGTTTATTGCGACGCGAAGCAGGCCTATAAAAAGGCTCATTCACATCAATGGAGTAGTATACACTTGCAGCTTCTTCTGCCTGACAAAGCACACGGTTCACAGCTTCTTCCGCCTGACATTCTGACGCTTTACAGCTCCTTGTTGTATACGTTGAGTGGCGCGTCCTCCGAATGGTACGCAGTGGATCCCTATTATtctactctctctgttttataatataaggaatttatTCTTCAAATTTATCCCGTgatagtattttattttttacctATCCACTTATGTGCTATTTTATTCCTCACATATCACCAATTTATACTAGTTTATTTAATGTCTACTATCATCTTTTATGCTACTTTTCTAAAAACACAATATAAACACACACACCCACAACGCGAGCATACTTATCCCTATGAATACAAGCACACCATATCCCTACACACACCATATCcctacaaaacaaaacaaaatgggACTTATCCCTATGACCGTGTTTAGTTCttgtgccaattttttttaagtatacggacacacatttgaagtaatAAATATAAActgataacaaaacaaattacagattttgcctgtaaactgcgaaacgaatttattaagcctaattaatccatcattagtaaatgtttactgtagcatcatattgtcaaattatggcgtaattaggttcaaaagattcgtctcccaatttacatgcaaaatgcgcaattggtttttttcgtccatatttaatgcttcatacatatgtccaaatattAATGCGATagaattttagaagtttgaaagAAACTATAACACGACCTATAAATCTTCACAAAATGGAGTAAAAAAAATGGCTTATGAAACAGGGTACTACCAGGAGGTACTACGAGGAGTATGATGTTCGATCTTCTCGGTTACGGGACGAATTGTCTGTGTCAAATCAGAAGTATGCAGAAAGTACATCGCTTTGTGTTATGGCATTGGAGCGTACAGTTTGGTACTCCATGGCT of the Oryza sativa Japonica Group chromosome 2, ASM3414082v1 genome contains:
- the LOC4330745 gene encoding FCS-Like Zinc finger 3; this translates as MSGKMLGKRQRSQGTMHRTTSMASVPAAAKQGRRHVVEGPPRAPPASLLAGGGPATAAAADHGGVETAAFLKNCALCGRDLGPGKDTYIYRGEVAFCSKECRECVIEYYERKERNCSLTSIKDTPAVSGASGSDQSGASGSETVAAA